In Ruminococcaceae bacterium BL-4, one DNA window encodes the following:
- a CDS encoding Glycosyltransferase family 1 protein, whose amino-acid sequence MTYCFFSAQYLPSFGGVERYTFNLARELIARGEKSIVVTSERPGLSAHEIDCYGIEVFRVTSQLLMGGRFPVANGGPALNHLLDDIIARCDRAVIQTRFYPLSYFAVNRCHKAKIPFIVIDHGAGHLNLGNPIANQCGEWYEHAITANLKKKVPAFYAVSHAGCDWLRHFKIESRGVLYNFIDPRIIKSATDGLSPLKTREKYGLPKDRPIILFTGRLVEEKGVLPLAKAVSLLQKEEKPPIAVFAGSGPCEEALQKEGDFVYLLGTLNQKEVFALLKASEIFCLPSRSEGMSTSVLEAAACGCYVITTDRGGSKELISSPQYGTILKNTEPETIAETIRSLLLFPEKRKTAAAAAKEKVLHGFTYASTCTALMEIPWESL is encoded by the coding sequence ATGACTTACTGCTTTTTTTCGGCGCAATATCTCCCCTCTTTCGGCGGAGTGGAACGCTATACTTTTAATCTCGCACGGGAATTGATCGCCCGCGGCGAAAAATCCATTGTCGTCACCAGTGAAAGACCTGGCCTTTCCGCTCACGAAATCGATTGTTATGGGATCGAAGTTTTCCGGGTCACTAGTCAACTTTTAATGGGCGGGCGGTTTCCCGTTGCAAATGGAGGCCCTGCACTTAACCATTTACTAGATGACATCATTGCTCGCTGCGACCGTGCGGTGATTCAAACCAGATTTTATCCGCTCTCTTATTTTGCTGTCAATCGCTGCCATAAAGCAAAAATTCCGTTTATTGTAATCGACCACGGTGCCGGCCATTTAAATCTGGGGAACCCAATTGCAAATCAGTGCGGAGAATGGTATGAACACGCGATTACGGCCAACTTAAAGAAAAAAGTGCCCGCCTTTTATGCCGTCAGCCATGCCGGATGTGATTGGCTTCGCCATTTTAAGATTGAATCGCGCGGCGTCCTCTATAATTTTATTGACCCACGGATCATTAAATCTGCTACCGACGGTCTTAGCCCTTTAAAAACACGGGAAAAATACGGATTGCCGAAAGATCGTCCGATTATCCTCTTTACCGGACGTCTGGTAGAAGAAAAAGGTGTTTTGCCGCTTGCAAAAGCCGTCTCTCTTCTTCAAAAGGAAGAAAAACCTCCCATTGCTGTTTTTGCAGGGAGCGGTCCCTGTGAAGAAGCACTTCAAAAAGAGGGGGATTTTGTCTATCTCTTAGGGACCTTGAATCAAAAGGAAGTTTTTGCTCTTTTAAAAGCCAGTGAGATTTTCTGTCTGCCCAGCCGAAGTGAAGGAATGTCAACTTCCGTACTGGAGGCAGCTGCCTGCGGATGCTATGTAATCACAACAGACCGCGGCGGGAGTAAAGAACTGATTTCCTCTCCGCAGTATGGGACTATTTTGAAAAATACGGAACCCGAGACGATTGCCGAAACGATCCGCAGCTTGCTTTTATTTCCCGAAAAAAGGAAAACTGCAGCAGCAGCAGCGAAAGAAAAAGTTCTGCATGGATTTACTTATGCTTCTACCTGCACTGCATTGATGGAAATTCCATGGGAATCTCTTTAG
- a CDS encoding NCS1 family nucleobase:cation symporter-1, whose amino-acid sequence MKEKSNREKLIEQETTLGIAPLLPQERKYGFLDAFLIISGYAIATWCYTQGATVAGLLDFKQLIANTFGINILVLAIVSLPILFSVRYGIDVWIWFRSIFGLNGCKILTVLAVLANFPWYAVCAELFSSSMSNLLAMAGIIIPESFQPFLGVGSILLGTAIAIGGPTAIQKSTRIMVPSMLGVGIIVVIIAMTSVPTSEILSYQPDLSAYPGGRQEAYMRALELNIAFAFSWSVAMFVLPRLCKKEKHAYWATVTSYGIVAPFFCFAGGVLAIAMFVKFGMMSDDPTYMLANLASPPVALLSLVLVAFANIGTQGVGSYMNALVLKSSFPKVKYNTFVFLLAAYVLFLTIWNKVIEYFSSFLAVETYLYAPIMAVLIVDFFFVKHQHLSLRDAYFLHSDRYRFTHGFNLIGLFSLLIGFVSALLIFNPISGEIYSPIFYYVGASSVSFFTAGLVYLIACKTAPGKSYMKLDPK is encoded by the coding sequence ATGAAAGAGAAAAGCAATCGAGAAAAGCTGATTGAGCAGGAAACCACACTAGGGATTGCACCACTTTTGCCACAGGAACGAAAATACGGATTTTTGGATGCTTTTTTAATTATCAGCGGATATGCAATCGCCACGTGGTGCTATACGCAGGGAGCTACTGTTGCAGGGCTCTTGGATTTTAAACAATTAATTGCCAACACCTTTGGAATTAATATTTTAGTTTTAGCAATTGTTTCCCTTCCCATTTTATTTTCCGTCCGTTATGGAATTGACGTTTGGATTTGGTTTCGCAGCATTTTCGGATTAAATGGCTGCAAAATACTTACCGTTTTAGCCGTGCTTGCCAATTTTCCATGGTATGCCGTATGTGCAGAATTATTTTCATCTTCTATGAGCAATCTGTTAGCAATGGCAGGCATTATTATTCCAGAATCTTTTCAGCCGTTTTTAGGAGTCGGTTCTATCCTTTTAGGCACAGCCATTGCAATCGGCGGTCCAACAGCAATCCAGAAATCGACCCGTATTATGGTTCCCTCCATGCTGGGAGTCGGCATTATCGTTGTTATCATTGCAATGACTTCTGTTCCAACTTCTGAGATTCTCTCCTATCAACCGGATCTTAGTGCTTATCCAGGAGGACGACAAGAAGCTTACATGCGCGCATTGGAGCTAAATATTGCTTTTGCTTTTTCATGGTCGGTCGCAATGTTTGTTCTTCCGCGACTTTGCAAAAAAGAAAAACATGCGTATTGGGCCACTGTTACAAGTTATGGAATCGTTGCGCCGTTTTTCTGTTTCGCCGGCGGTGTTCTCGCAATCGCAATGTTTGTTAAATTCGGCATGATGAGCGATGATCCCACTTATATGCTTGCAAACCTTGCTTCTCCTCCGGTTGCACTGCTTTCTCTTGTCCTTGTGGCATTCGCCAATATCGGAACACAGGGCGTCGGTTCTTACATGAACGCGCTTGTTCTCAAATCTTCTTTTCCAAAAGTAAAGTACAATACCTTCGTATTTCTGCTTGCGGCTTATGTTTTGTTCCTGACGATTTGGAATAAGGTGATTGAATATTTCAGCTCTTTTCTCGCTGTCGAAACTTATCTCTATGCCCCTATTATGGCCGTGCTTATCGTAGATTTCTTCTTCGTAAAACATCAGCATCTCTCTTTGCGAGACGCTTACTTTCTCCATTCTGACCGATATCGTTTTACCCATGGATTTAACCTGATCGGTCTTTTCAGCCTTTTGATCGGATTTGTTTCTGCACTGCTGATCTTTAATCCTATTTCCGGGGAAATCTATTCTCCAATTTTCTACTATGTTGGTGCGTCCTCTGTCTCCTTCTTTACCGCAGGCCTCGTCTATTTGATTGCCTGCAAAACAGCACCTGGGAAAAGCTATATGAAACTCGATCCAAAATAA
- a CDS encoding Aminotransferase, with amino-acid sequence MQAIILAAGMGKRLKELTQNNTKCMVKVNGITLIERALTQLDQLSLNRIVIVEGYEGKKLIDFINTLPVKTPITFVDNPIYDKTNNIYSLWLAKDYLLEDDTLLLESDIIFEDSVLHALTDDPRDTLALVDRYESWMDGTVMQIDKNDRILSFVPGKDFDFKNVDSYYKTVNLYKFGKEFSRTHYVPFLEAYSKALGNNEYYEQVLRVIAMLDNPGIYAKRLNGERWYEIDDIQDLDIASSLFSSSDEALLSSVESRYGGYWRYPKLLDFCYLVNPYFPPQKMINEMQSNFVSLLTQYPSGMKVNSLLAARNFNLHSDEILVGNGAAELIKSFMSFQNGKVGVIRPTFEEYPNRYSPEKEVIFRPDNADFSYTADDLMNFFSDKGISTLILINPDNPSGNLIPKKDLLRLLAWCNEKSICLLLDESFADFSEQDASLLKQFLISANPNLSVMKSISKSYGVPGIRLGVFASGNKNLIASMKKDVAIWNINSFGEFFMQIEEKYKKDYAASLLKIKKARKEFISQLSSLPGLRIIPSEANYVMAEIVSQKWTAFSLTKELLCKDHILIKDLTKKVGKQYVRIAVRDEKDNQKLINCLKKLF; translated from the coding sequence ATGCAGGCAATTATTTTGGCCGCTGGGATGGGAAAGCGACTAAAGGAACTAACGCAAAACAACACCAAATGTATGGTAAAAGTAAACGGAATCACTTTGATTGAACGCGCGCTCACTCAGCTTGATCAGCTTTCTCTTAACCGTATCGTCATTGTGGAAGGATACGAGGGAAAAAAGCTCATCGACTTTATTAACACTCTTCCTGTTAAGACTCCCATCACCTTTGTCGACAATCCCATTTACGACAAGACAAACAACATCTATTCTCTCTGGCTTGCGAAAGACTATCTTTTGGAAGATGATACCTTACTTTTAGAATCCGATATCATTTTCGAAGACTCTGTTCTGCATGCACTGACGGACGATCCCAGAGATACGTTAGCACTGGTTGATCGTTACGAAAGCTGGATGGACGGCACAGTCATGCAAATTGATAAAAATGACCGAATTCTTTCATTTGTTCCTGGAAAAGATTTTGATTTTAAAAATGTAGACTCCTACTATAAAACGGTAAATCTCTATAAATTCGGAAAAGAATTTTCACGCACACATTATGTACCGTTCTTGGAAGCTTACTCTAAAGCGCTAGGAAACAATGAATATTATGAGCAGGTCCTTCGGGTAATTGCTATGCTTGATAATCCCGGAATCTATGCAAAACGACTCAATGGAGAACGCTGGTATGAAATCGACGATATTCAGGATTTGGATATTGCTTCCTCTCTTTTTTCTTCGAGCGATGAAGCACTTCTCTCCTCTGTCGAAAGTCGCTACGGTGGATATTGGCGCTATCCTAAACTTCTTGATTTTTGCTATCTCGTCAACCCCTATTTTCCTCCGCAGAAAATGATTAACGAAATGCAGTCGAACTTTGTCTCCCTGTTGACCCAATACCCTTCTGGAATGAAGGTTAACAGTCTTTTGGCTGCACGGAATTTTAATCTTCATTCCGATGAGATTTTAGTAGGAAATGGTGCCGCTGAGTTAATTAAATCATTTATGAGCTTTCAAAACGGTAAAGTCGGTGTTATTCGCCCTACCTTCGAAGAATACCCCAATCGCTATAGTCCCGAAAAAGAAGTCATTTTCCGTCCCGATAATGCAGACTTTTCCTATACAGCAGATGATTTGATGAATTTTTTCTCAGATAAGGGAATCTCTACATTAATCTTAATTAACCCGGATAACCCCAGCGGGAACCTCATTCCTAAAAAAGATTTACTGCGTCTGCTCGCTTGGTGCAACGAAAAATCCATCTGTCTGCTGCTCGATGAATCTTTTGCTGATTTTTCGGAACAAGACGCTTCCCTCTTGAAACAGTTTCTGATTTCTGCTAATCCTAATCTTTCCGTCATGAAATCCATCTCAAAATCTTATGGGGTCCCCGGTATTCGTCTCGGAGTTTTTGCAAGCGGAAACAAGAATCTGATTGCTTCCATGAAAAAAGACGTGGCAATCTGGAATATCAATTCCTTCGGTGAATTTTTCATGCAGATTGAAGAAAAGTACAAAAAAGATTATGCCGCTTCTCTTTTAAAGATTAAAAAAGCACGCAAAGAATTTATATCACAGCTCTCATCCCTGCCGGGACTGCGGATCATTCCGTCAGAAGCAAACTATGTAATGGCGGAGATCGTTTCTCAAAAATGGACCGCTTTTTCATTGACTAAAGAACTGCTCTGCAAAGATCACATTCTGATTAAAGACCTCACCAAAAAAGTAGGCAAGCAGTATGTTCGCATCGCTGTCCGCGACGAAAAAGATAACCAGAAATTGATTAACTGTCTAAAAAAGCTCTTCTAA
- the serS gene encoding Serine--tRNA ligase 2, which translates to MLDIKLIRENPDYVKKAIQKREMNLDNVIDQILALDEKRRELTGAVETKKAEQNAASKEIPKIKKAGGDASEVMKKMKLLSEEVKEQNAKLAEIEEAQKTKMLSLPNLPDEDVQAGGKEQNIPDHYFKEKPVFDFEAKDHVTLCENLGLIDYPRGAKLAGNGAWIYRGMGSRLEWALLNFFINEHISDGYELILPPHMLKYECGYVAGQFPKFVDEDYWIANPTSADKKFLLPTAETALVNLHRDEILTEDELPHKYIAYTPCYRREAGSYRSEERGMIRGHQFNKVEMVQYTTEDRSDAAFKELVGKAERLVQELGLHYRLSRLAAGDCSFSMARTYDIEVWIPSMGIYKEVSSASNARTYQARRGNIKYRGKDKKLHFVHTLNASGLATSRLLPAIVEQNQQADGSVIVPEVLRPYMGGIEVLKPIK; encoded by the coding sequence ATGCTGGATATCAAATTGATTCGGGAAAACCCTGACTATGTAAAAAAGGCAATCCAGAAAAGAGAAATGAATCTGGACAATGTGATTGATCAAATTCTTGCGCTGGATGAAAAACGCCGGGAGCTGACCGGTGCAGTCGAGACAAAAAAAGCGGAACAGAATGCGGCTTCTAAAGAGATTCCGAAGATTAAAAAAGCAGGCGGAGATGCTTCTGAAGTAATGAAGAAAATGAAGCTGCTTTCTGAAGAAGTGAAAGAGCAAAACGCGAAGCTTGCTGAGATAGAAGAAGCGCAGAAAACCAAAATGCTGTCTTTGCCGAACCTTCCGGATGAAGATGTACAGGCCGGCGGAAAAGAGCAGAATATTCCGGATCATTACTTTAAAGAAAAACCGGTCTTTGACTTTGAAGCGAAAGATCATGTGACTCTCTGCGAAAATCTAGGTCTGATCGATTATCCACGCGGGGCAAAGCTTGCTGGAAACGGCGCATGGATTTATCGCGGCATGGGTTCCAGATTGGAATGGGCACTGCTTAACTTCTTTATTAATGAGCATATTTCGGATGGATATGAATTGATTCTTCCACCGCACATGCTCAAATATGAATGCGGCTATGTGGCCGGCCAGTTCCCGAAGTTTGTGGACGAAGATTACTGGATCGCAAATCCCACCAGCGCCGATAAAAAATTCCTGCTGCCGACAGCCGAAACAGCGCTTGTCAATCTTCACCGCGATGAAATTTTAACAGAAGACGAGCTGCCACATAAATATATTGCCTATACTCCGTGCTATCGCCGTGAAGCCGGCTCTTACCGCAGTGAAGAACGCGGGATGATCCGTGGGCATCAGTTTAATAAAGTTGAAATGGTGCAATATACAACTGAAGACCGCAGCGATGCAGCATTTAAAGAATTAGTAGGCAAAGCAGAACGCCTTGTGCAGGAACTTGGCCTTCATTATCGCTTGTCCCGCTTGGCCGCGGGAGACTGCTCGTTCAGCATGGCGCGCACCTATGATATTGAAGTTTGGATTCCTTCCATGGGGATTTATAAAGAAGTTTCTTCGGCTTCTAACGCAAGAACTTATCAAGCGCGGCGCGGAAATATTAAGTACCGCGGCAAAGATAAAAAACTGCATTTTGTTCATACACTGAATGCTTCCGGATTGGCGACTTCCCGGCTGCTGCCCGCAATCGTGGAGCAAAATCAGCAGGCAGACGGTTCTGTTATCGTGCCGGAAGTTTTGCGGCCGTATATGGGCGGAATCGAAGTATTAAAGCCGATTAAATAA
- the parB gene encoding site-specific DNA-binding protein (Evidence 2a : Function from experimental evidences in other organisms; PubMedId : 11532141, 12950914, 15659156, 15774898, 15998739, 16677298, 21235642, 28407103, 31152469; Product type f : factor), translating into MKEKKRGLGKGLDAIFAENDVEAGPRSIELKLSELEPNRNQPRKDFDEEALADLADSISQHGILQPLLVRPLLEGGYQIVAGERRWRAARMAGVQTVPALVRDLSDEEVMQLALIENLQREDLNPLEEAQGYQSLMDSYGYTQESVAKSVGRSRPAVANALRLLSLPQEIQKLISDGSLSAGQGRALLAFPKELQISLAKRCLKEEITVRDLEKLAKSSTPKASLKKKNSYYEEVALSLHEQLGRRVKVSGTRGKGFLQIEFRNEEDLKNLLRMFEE; encoded by the coding sequence TTGAAAGAGAAAAAGCGCGGATTGGGAAAAGGCTTGGATGCAATCTTTGCTGAGAATGATGTTGAGGCGGGACCACGGTCAATCGAGCTGAAGCTGAGCGAGTTGGAACCAAACCGAAATCAGCCGAGAAAGGATTTTGACGAAGAGGCACTTGCCGATTTGGCGGATTCCATTTCACAGCATGGTATTTTGCAGCCGCTTCTTGTACGGCCTCTTTTAGAGGGCGGCTATCAAATCGTCGCCGGGGAACGCCGTTGGAGAGCAGCCCGTATGGCGGGGGTGCAGACGGTTCCGGCGTTAGTGAGAGACCTCTCTGATGAAGAGGTCATGCAGCTTGCATTGATCGAAAATCTGCAGAGAGAAGACCTGAATCCGCTGGAAGAAGCGCAGGGTTATCAGTCTTTGATGGATTCATATGGTTATACCCAGGAGAGTGTCGCAAAATCAGTCGGACGTTCCCGCCCGGCGGTTGCCAATGCACTGCGGCTCTTATCCCTGCCGCAGGAGATCCAAAAACTGATCAGTGACGGCAGCCTTTCAGCAGGACAGGGAAGAGCGCTTCTGGCGTTTCCAAAAGAACTACAAATTTCTCTCGCAAAACGTTGTCTTAAAGAAGAAATAACCGTTCGTGATTTAGAAAAACTTGCAAAGAGTTCTACACCAAAGGCAAGTTTAAAGAAGAAAAATTCTTATTACGAAGAAGTCGCACTTTCTCTGCACGAGCAATTGGGGCGCAGAGTAAAGGTGAGCGGAACCCGCGGAAAGGGATTTTTACAGATTGAATTTCGTAATGAAGAGGATTTAAAAAATCTTTTGCGAATGTTTGAAGAATAA
- a CDS encoding CTP:phosphocholine cytidylyltransferase, giving the protein MLSKLQFDILYFLLKKNPSSSLSQRELSETFSVSLGKINSCLKELKSSDLINSELCITENGKQALLPYKVQNAVIMAAGMSSRFAPLSYEKPKALLKVHGEILIERQIRQLQEAGINDITLVVGYMKEKMFYLADKFHLNLVVNEDYYRYNNPSSLMRVVDKLKNTYICSSDDYFTENVFKPYVYQAYYAAVYSPSKTDEYCMKANQKGKIISVSIGGQNAWYMTGHVYFDQEFSRNFIRLLQQDYENPETKTQLWENFYMRHLNELALYLKPYPAGVIYEFDSLSELQKFDQSYVENVDSDIFQNIQKILSCNAKDIQQIEPIKAGMTNTSFSFLCAGKKYVYRHPGVGTDAYINRKGEAWAMHVAKELKLDPSFLYMDEKKGWKLSSFINGAKAMDYHNPSQVERSLEMVRTLHAYPKKSPYSFDIWKMIHSFTSQIEKKGRDHFEDYQTLYKRAKELYVLAEADGVPKCLCHCDCYDQNFLADEDGNLFLIDWEYAGTADPAWDLGTYLACSDYSLGQAEKILSIYLQHEPNKKELCHYFAYTSISAYYWFLWAIYQESMGKSVGEYLYIWYRYTKEYGNIAWNLYHSDQNGDEINETAN; this is encoded by the coding sequence ATGCTTTCTAAACTTCAATTTGATATTCTATATTTTCTGCTAAAGAAAAATCCCTCTTCTTCTCTCTCTCAGCGGGAACTTTCAGAAACTTTTTCTGTTTCGCTTGGAAAAATTAATTCCTGTTTAAAGGAATTAAAGTCCTCTGATTTAATCAACAGTGAGCTTTGTATTACAGAAAACGGAAAGCAGGCTCTGCTTCCCTACAAAGTTCAAAATGCAGTGATTATGGCTGCCGGCATGAGCTCCCGCTTTGCACCGCTTTCCTATGAAAAGCCAAAAGCTCTTTTAAAGGTTCACGGTGAAATTCTGATTGAGCGGCAGATTCGTCAGCTGCAGGAGGCTGGGATCAACGATATCACGCTTGTTGTCGGTTACATGAAAGAAAAAATGTTTTATCTGGCCGATAAATTTCATTTAAATTTGGTCGTCAACGAAGACTATTATCGCTATAATAATCCTTCTTCTTTAATGCGGGTCGTGGATAAACTCAAGAATACATACATCTGCTCCTCTGATGATTACTTTACCGAAAATGTATTCAAACCATATGTCTATCAAGCCTATTATGCGGCTGTCTATTCGCCTTCTAAAACAGATGAATACTGCATGAAGGCCAATCAGAAAGGAAAAATTATTTCCGTATCCATCGGCGGGCAAAACGCATGGTATATGACGGGCCACGTTTATTTTGACCAGGAGTTCAGCCGCAATTTTATTCGTCTGCTGCAGCAGGATTATGAAAATCCCGAAACCAAAACGCAACTTTGGGAAAACTTTTATATGCGTCATTTAAATGAGCTGGCACTCTATTTAAAGCCTTATCCTGCTGGTGTTATTTATGAATTCGACTCTCTTTCGGAACTGCAGAAATTTGACCAGAGCTATGTTGAAAATGTTGATTCCGATATTTTTCAAAACATCCAGAAAATTCTTTCCTGCAACGCAAAAGATATTCAGCAAATCGAGCCAATTAAAGCCGGTATGACTAACACTTCTTTTTCCTTTTTGTGTGCGGGAAAGAAATATGTTTACCGCCACCCGGGCGTTGGAACAGATGCCTATATCAACCGAAAAGGAGAAGCCTGGGCCATGCACGTCGCAAAAGAGCTGAAGCTTGACCCATCCTTTCTCTACATGGATGAAAAAAAAGGCTGGAAACTCTCCTCCTTTATTAATGGCGCAAAGGCTATGGATTATCACAATCCCTCGCAAGTAGAACGTTCCCTAGAAATGGTTCGAACGCTTCACGCTTACCCCAAAAAGAGTCCTTATTCCTTTGATATCTGGAAAATGATTCACAGCTTTACCTCTCAGATTGAGAAAAAAGGGCGTGACCATTTCGAAGATTACCAGACCCTTTATAAAAGGGCCAAAGAGCTTTATGTCTTAGCAGAAGCAGACGGAGTTCCGAAATGCCTTTGTCATTGCGACTGCTATGATCAAAACTTTTTAGCCGATGAAGACGGCAATCTTTTTCTGATTGACTGGGAGTATGCCGGAACGGCTGATCCTGCATGGGATTTAGGAACTTACCTTGCCTGCTCTGACTATTCCTTAGGACAGGCCGAAAAAATTTTATCGATCTATTTACAGCACGAGCCCAATAAAAAAGAGCTCTGTCATTATTTTGCCTATACTTCTATTTCCGCTTATTACTGGTTTTTATGGGCGATCTATCAAGAAAGCATGGGAAAAAGCGTCGGAGAATATCTTTACATCTGGTACCGTTATACCAAAGAATACGGAAATATTGCATGGAATCTTTATCATTCTGATCAAAATGGAGATGAAATCAATGAAACCGCAAACTGA
- a CDS encoding Glycosyl transferase family 2: MRTLIVIPAYNEAQNIVRVVDNLIQNFPQYDYVVVNDGSHDQTAQICHDHGYCLIDQPINLGLAGAFQTGMKYAMQNHYDAAIQFDGDGQHRPEFIGAMEEKIKEGYDVVIGSRFVSTEKPKTLRMFGNNLIETFIRMTTHKTITDPTSGMRMFSRRVIRILATEINYGPEPDTIAHLIRSGAKVCEVQVKMDNRIAGESYLNLSRSIRYMATICISIVFIGWFRQKVDLKKEEVLS, from the coding sequence TTGCGAACTTTGATTGTTATTCCTGCCTATAATGAGGCCCAAAATATTGTCCGCGTTGTGGACAACCTGATTCAGAATTTTCCGCAATATGACTATGTAGTCGTCAACGACGGCAGTCATGACCAAACCGCTCAGATCTGCCACGATCACGGTTATTGTTTAATTGATCAGCCAATCAATTTGGGGCTTGCCGGTGCATTTCAAACCGGAATGAAATATGCAATGCAGAATCATTATGATGCTGCCATACAATTTGACGGTGACGGACAGCATCGTCCCGAATTTATTGGAGCTATGGAAGAAAAAATCAAAGAAGGCTATGATGTTGTGATTGGCAGCCGTTTTGTCTCAACAGAAAAGCCTAAAACTCTGCGGATGTTCGGAAATAATCTGATCGAAACTTTTATCCGTATGACAACCCACAAAACGATCACCGACCCTACCAGCGGAATGCGAATGTTCAGCCGCCGGGTGATTCGAATTCTCGCAACTGAAATCAACTATGGTCCCGAGCCGGATACAATTGCACATCTGATTCGCAGCGGCGCAAAAGTCTGCGAAGTACAAGTCAAAATGGATAACCGAATTGCTGGAGAAAGCTATTTGAATCTGTCTCGGAGTATCCGCTACATGGCAACGATTTGTATCAGCATCGTCTTTATCGGATGGTTCCGGCAAAAAGTTGACCTTAAAAAAGAGGAGGTCCTTTCATGA
- a CDS encoding conserved membrane protein of unknown function (Evidence 4 : Unknown function but conserved in other organisms), translating to MTTWFRILLLLAAILSLQLVLRNIRKSKLLISDSLFWIFFSAILVVLAVFPQIAYAVSDLLGIQSPVNLVYLVIIALLIWRVFKLYLRVSSMDTKLKELTQRIALNEKATHSK from the coding sequence ATGACGACCTGGTTTCGAATTTTGTTGCTTTTAGCAGCTATCCTTTCTCTTCAGCTTGTCTTACGAAATATTCGCAAATCAAAACTTCTGATCTCTGACAGCCTTTTCTGGATCTTCTTTTCCGCCATTTTGGTTGTTCTGGCTGTTTTCCCACAGATTGCTTATGCAGTCTCTGATTTATTGGGAATTCAATCTCCAGTAAATCTTGTCTATTTGGTCATCATTGCGCTTTTGATCTGGCGTGTTTTTAAACTGTATCTGCGTGTCTCTTCCATGGATACAAAATTAAAAGAGCTTACTCAGCGAATCGCGCTGAACGAAAAAGCAACTCATTCAAAATGA
- a CDS encoding conserved protein of unknown function (Evidence 4 : Unknown function but conserved in other organisms) has translation MTDEEIRKADPYVNPETGIAVAKFERKARVASYQIGAAGNIRLSALLRMEQETGEEHMDGIGMGYEWLMKEQKAFLITTNQVTIHRLPQRNEHLTIVTRPLGTSGVQFYREFSFQSEGKEIVRILQVSVAVDFREHKPLRPDKIYEYRIFCPLQAEKKERPSRLRFEEMPKLGDRPIRYSDLDRNGHLTNTIYGDIIEDFLPEAFRNYHNAQINYQKESKLGDTLELFGEVHNDGFAMQGVHNGEIGFTAFIS, from the coding sequence ATGACTGATGAAGAAATCAGAAAAGCGGATCCATATGTGAATCCGGAAACGGGAATAGCAGTTGCCAAATTTGAACGAAAAGCGCGGGTAGCAAGCTATCAAATTGGTGCCGCCGGAAATATTCGGCTTTCAGCTTTGCTGCGGATGGAGCAGGAAACTGGCGAAGAGCATATGGATGGAATCGGTATGGGCTATGAATGGTTGATGAAAGAACAGAAAGCTTTTTTAATTACAACAAACCAGGTAACGATTCACCGTTTGCCACAGCGTAACGAACATCTGACAATCGTAACACGTCCTCTAGGAACGAGCGGCGTTCAGTTTTATCGAGAATTTTCTTTTCAATCAGAGGGAAAAGAAATTGTCCGAATTTTACAGGTGAGTGTAGCCGTGGATTTTCGGGAACATAAACCACTTCGGCCGGACAAAATTTATGAATACCGGATATTCTGTCCGCTGCAGGCGGAAAAGAAGGAACGTCCATCGCGGCTGCGCTTTGAAGAGATGCCGAAGCTGGGAGATCGCCCGATTCGATACAGTGACCTTGACCGTAATGGACATCTGACCAACACGATTTACGGGGATATTATTGAAGACTTTTTACCGGAAGCTTTTCGAAACTATCATAATGCGCAGATCAATTATCAGAAAGAAAGCAAACTTGGTGATACTCTGGAACTTTTTGGAGAGGTACATAACGATGGTTTTGCAATGCAGGGAGTTCACAATGGAGAAATTGGTTTTACAGCGTTTATTTCTTAA
- a CDS encoding protein of unknown function (Evidence 5 : Unknown function) — MKPQTDFEKEQMKEIARRVEYLEKNSDLESSDFSRGNWIAVWCTIVGSLALFIWGLFV; from the coding sequence ATGAAACCGCAAACTGATTTTGAAAAGGAACAAATGAAAGAAATCGCGCGCCGGGTAGAGTATTTGGAAAAAAATTCCGATCTAGAATCAAGTGATTTCAGCCGCGGAAACTGGATTGCTGTGTGGTGTACAATCGTTGGCAGTCTTGCATTGTTTATATGGGGCCTGTTTGTCTGA